The sequence below is a genomic window from Chryseobacterium foetidum.
GGCTGTACATCTTTTCCGCCATCATCGTCGTGTATTTATTTGATTTTTCGATGTGATGATGAATGTCTTTGTAAGTATAATGATTTAATTTTCCTTCTAAAAGTCCGGTTTTTTCTTCCGTTAAAAACATTTCGTGGACGATGTCTTCGGAATATTTTCCTGCATTTTTCCTGAATAATCTTTCTCTTTTAAGATTTCCCCAACCTCCGTATTTCAGCGATTTACCGAGAAAAATATTATTAAATGAAATATTATAAACCAAATAATCAGACTGATTCTGATTTGCAATGGTCTGAATTGATTTCAGGGCTGTTTCATCCGGAATTTCGTCGGCATCCAAAAATAAAATCCATTCTCCGGAACATTGGCTGATTGCAAAATTTTTCTGCTTTCCGAAACCCAAAAATTTTTGTTGAATCAATTTTACTTTAGGAAATTTCTGACAAATCTCCACCGTTCTGTCATCCGAAAAACTGTCGATCACGACAATTTCATCTGCAATATCATGAACCGAACTGAGCGTTTTTTCGATGATTCTGTCTTCGTTAAAAGTAATAATAGCAACCGAAAGCTTCATTTTTAACCGAGTAATTTCAGCAAAAATACAGTTTATTTTAAAACTATATCAATTACAAAAAAATAACACCCAAAAGAGTGTTATTTATATAAGTATTATAAAATATTTTCCGGATTGAAAATCTAAAAATATTTTAATATTCCGACACAGTTTTCTCAATAATCTTCACACAATCCAGCAATTGCTCTTCAGTAATAACCAATGGCGGTGCAAGTCTGATGATGTTTCCGTGGGTTGGTTTTGCAAGCAATCCGTTTTCTTTTAGTTTTAAACAGAGATTCCATGCGGTAGAACTTTCCGGTGTATCGTTGATTAGAATTGCATTCAATAATCCTTTTCCTCTTACTTTGGTAATCAGATCAGATTTTTCAATCACTTTTTCGATTTCAGATCTGAATAATTTGCCTAATTCTTCAGCTCTTTCAGATAAATTTTCTTCAGCAACAACATCCAAAGCAGCAATCGCAACCGCACAGGCAATCGGGTTTCCACCAAAAGTCGAACCGTGTTGTCCTGGTTTGATCACATTCATGATTTCGTCATTCGCTAAAACGGCAGACACAGGATACATGCCTCCGGAAAGGGCTTTTCCTAAAATTAAAATATCAGGTTGTACATCTTCGTGATGACATGCGATCAGTTTTCCTGTTCTTGCAATTCCGGTTTGAACTTCATCTGCAATGAAAAGCACATTGTACTTTTTACATATTTCAGAAGCATTTTTTAAATAATTCTCATCCGGAACGTAAACTCCGGCTTCTCCCTGAATCGGTTCCACTAAAAATGCGGCAATATTCTGAGCATCATTTTTCAGAACTTCCTCCAAAGCAGTCAAATCATTGTAAGGAATTTTCACAAATCCTGGTGTGAAAGGACCGTAGTTTTTATTGGCATCAGGATCATTGGAGAAAGAAACAATCGTTGTTGTTCTACCATGGAAGTTGTTATCACAAACTACGATTTTCGCTGCATTTTCAGCAATTCCTTTTACTTCATAACTCCATTTTCTGGCTAATTTTACAGCAGTTTCCACTGCTTCAGCTCCAGAGTTCATTGGTAAAACTTTATCAAAACCGAAAAGGGTAGTGATCTTTTTCTCGTACTCTCCCAAACCTGAATTGTAAAACGCTCTTGAAGTTAAAGCCAGTTTCTTAGCCTGATTCACTAAAGCATCTACAATTTTCGGGTGCGAGTGACCCTGGTTTACAGCAGAATAAGCTGAAAGGAAATCGTAATATTTTTTGCCTTCAACATCCCAAACAAAAACGCCTTCACCTTTATCCAAAACCACCGGAAGCGGATGATAATTGTGTGCGCCGTGTTTCTCTTCAAGTTCAATAAAATACTGTGAGTTTTTTGTTTGTTCTGCTGTTGACATATTCTTTTTGCTTTTGTACAAATTTAAGGATTATAAATAACTTGCTTCAATAATTAATTTCTGTTTAAAATGAAGATTCAGAACTGTTGTAAAGAATTGATAAGTAATTCGGAAGATATTTGGTGAAGTATAATTGAGTTTTGGATTTTATATCTTTTTTCAGATAAAATTAAAGTTTAGTCTTAGGATGTTTGGTTTGTAGGATTGACTACACGAAGGGATTCGTGCGGCAGCTGGGAAGGGATTCGTACGGCAGCGGGGGGACAGGACTTGACGTGTTTTATTTTGAATAATAACTTAGAATAAAACTGCAAAGTATCTATACTTTGCAGAGTTGTGTCTATAGTTGTTCTTCTTTAAAAATTTTATTTCTGAATTTATCTGGCAATTCCTCTTTTAATTGTATCAATTTTTCTTCTATAAATTGCAAAGCATTGTTGTAAATAGAATTTTCTCTGTTAAAACTATGACCGCTAGGAAATTCATAAAAATCTTTCCTCAATGCTTTATACAACCATTTATAGGTTTCTGAATCTATACAATAAATAAGATTATAATATTTTACATGAAATTCTCTATCCATATGTTCAACATCATATTCAAAATCTAGGTTGAAATACTGACCCGCTCTTTCATTGTCTTCAAAGAAAATAACAGGTTCTTCCATGAAAGCGTATATCCTTCTTTTTATCCCAAGATCTTCTATTTTTGACCCCACATATTTTTGTTCCTTGTTTAAAGGAGGAAAAGAATATTTAGTAGTATCATAATGAGGAATAAACAAGATACCATCCATTTCATTAAATCTAATCTTAAGCATATTTTTGGAATATTTTTTTTCCAGATTATTCCTAAAAATAAAGCCTAATCTCCAGTTTTTAAATTGTGCTAATTGCATATTTTTTAATAATTAAAATTTTTAAAGTTAAATGCTTCCCCGCTGGCGCAAGCGTCCCGCTTGTGTCCTCACTTACATATGTGTTGAGTTAGATATTTGCAAAATCAGGGGGACAACACGAAAGGATTTATAGTGGTAGAAATTAAATTTAAGAAAATTTGTTTAGCTACATTTCTCAAAGTCAGGAGATTTTGTGCAGCGGGATGTAAACCTTCAGGACTGTAAAATTTGTAATTTTTACTCATCATTATATGTTTTTATAAAGATAAAAATAAAACAATTTTAGAAATTGGTTTTTAAAAGAAAAAGCCACACGAAGGGATTCGTGCGGCAGCCGGGGGGAATTTTTATATCTTCAGATATTTCTTCGTAAGAAAAACCGTCCAATTTCTTGAGCGGCTAAAAGACTTAATCTATTGAAAGATACATTGGCTTGTTTTCTGCCAAACACTCCTCTGCAATGGTTACGATTCTGTAAAGATCCTGAACTTTCATACTTTGAGGACTTATCAGGCTAAGGTTCATATCATACGATTTACTTTTCCATTCCAATGTCCAACTTTTGTATCTTCTGCCTTCTACAGGCTCTATTAAAGGTAATGTTTCATCTATCTGCTGTTCAAAAACTGCCTTTATTAGCTCTGTTTGCTCTTTGCTTAATGCAAAATCTTTAAGGGTTTCATCTACTTTATTTGTTAAGACTAATTTTATTTTCTCTAAATAAAAGGAACCTAGAAAGCTACTTATATCATAAACAGAAAAGAATTTATACTTGTCTTGGTATGAAAAAGTTTTATTATAGTCCTTATCGAAAAAGCTATCATTACTTAATGTTATACTTTTCATTGTGATTTATTTTATAAATTTAATAATTGTTTTATCTCTTTGTAAATCACCCGCTGGCGCAAGCGTCCCGCTTGTGTCCTCACTTACATATGTGTATGAGTTAGATATTTGCAAAATCAGGGGGACAACACGAAAGGATTTATAGTGGTAGAAATTAAATTTAAGAAAATTTGTTTATGTACATTGCTCAAAGTCAGGAGATTTTGTGCAGCGGGATGTAAGCCTTCAGGACTGTAAAATTTGTAATTTCTACTCATCATTATATGTTTTTATAAAGATAAAAAATAAAACAATTTTAGAAATTGGTTTTTAAAAGAAAAAGCCACACGAAGGGATTCGTGCGGCAGCGGGGTGCTGGCGCAAGCGTCCCGCTTGTGTCCTCACTTACATAATGTGTATGAGTTAGATATTGCAAAATTAGGGGAACCACACGAAAGGATTTTATAGTGGTAGGGATTAAATTTAAGAAAATTTGTTTATGTACATTGCTCAAAGTCAGGAGATTTTGTGCAGCGGGATGTAAACCTGCAGCACTGTAAAATTTGTAATTTCTACTCATCGTTGTATGTTTTTATAAAGATAAAAAATAATACAATTTTAGAAATTGGTTTTTAAAAGAAAAGCCACACGAAAGGATTCGTGCGGCGGGGGAACATTGAGAAAATCTAATTTTTTTAACCCAAACCATAATATGCAATCCATTTTTCAGGATTAAAAACAGTCTTTATTTTTTTATTTGTAATTTCTACTTTTGCTATTGGTGAATTCTCGACTTTAAATGTAATTTCTCCATTTGACTGCAATATCTGATACTGCTTTCCATCAAGGCTTCTTTCAACTGCTTCTTTAAATTTATTAATATTTTGTTCTTTCATAAAAGCAAATTCTATATAATTTGAAAAATAGCATCCTTTTTCTAAATCCAATATCATTTTACAGATAAAATGTTTTAAATCATTCCTATCAATTTTTTTCGAACTTAAAAAGGTATCAGTTTCTTCATCTAAATAGGATGGATATTTATCATCTATTAATAGCGAATTGCTAACTAGTAACTTCATAATCCAAAATTGTGTTTGTGCATACTTGTCTTTATAAGTGTGTATAAGCAACTCAATTATTTTGTCTAAAGGTTGTGTTTTTAAAAATTTTTCAAATTTATCAATATCAGGAGTGAGCTCAATCATTTTTGGATCTCTGCCATCTAAAATTGCCTTTTCCTGGTAATAAAAAAAATCTAATTTAAAATTTATGTCCATAATATTTTATTCTTATTGTTTAGTATAATGTATGTACTCTATATCATTTTTAATAGTATTGTACCCCCCGCTGGCGCACGAATCCTTTCCCCGCTACCGCGCGAATCCTTTCGTGTGGTATTTCTTACAAATCAAACATCTTAAAAACAACAATATCGTCTAACAAACCTTTTTCATCAGCATAATCTACAGCACCGCAGTACCTTTCTTTTGGCAGAATCTTACACTTTCCAGAAATAGGTCTTTGTATTCATTTTGAATAAATACATCCAGCCAACCTACTACCGCAAAACTTATAAAATATAATCCGTCGGGATTATGGAATTTGTAATTTCTACTCATCATTGTATGTTTTTATAAAGATAAAGAATAATACATTTTTAGAAATTGTTTTTTTTAAAGAAAAGCCACACGAAGGGATTTGTGCGGCAGTAGGGGGATTCGCGTGGCATCGGGGTTAAAAGATCTTTTCTCAAAGCATCCTGTCCCCATTCGCCCAGAGAGAAAATTTGAGCGCCACAAAGATAAATATCGCAACAGATAAAAACCCAAAAAACATGAAGGATACGCTGTGATCTTTGCTTAACGTAATGACATTGTTCGTGCGGCAGCGGGAGGGATTGCAAATGAGCCTAGCAAAATTTAATAAGCTTATTTTAATATAATCAGTAAATACTTCCTGCTGTTTTAAAAAATAGACAGTGAGCATTTTAAAAAAGGTAACGGGGAGTTTAAAAATGCTCAGTAACGATTTTAAAAAAGGTAACGAGGAGTTTGGTAAATGCTCTCGGGGACTTCA
It includes:
- a CDS encoding glycosyltransferase family 2 protein yields the protein MKLSVAIITFNEDRIIEKTLSSVHDIADEIVVIDSFSDDRTVEICQKFPKVKLIQQKFLGFGKQKNFAISQCSGEWILFLDADEIPDETALKSIQTIANQNQSDYLVYNISFNNIFLGKSLKYGGWGNLKRERLFRKNAGKYSEDIVHEMFLTEEKTGLLEGKLNHYTYKDIHHHIEKSNKYTTMMAEKMYSRGKESSVLKIIFSPIYQFIKSYFIRLGFLDGLVGYYAAKTAGFYTFLKYQKLYELHKVKK
- the rocD gene encoding ornithine--oxo-acid transaminase; protein product: MSTAEQTKNSQYFIELEEKHGAHNYHPLPVVLDKGEGVFVWDVEGKKYYDFLSAYSAVNQGHSHPKIVDALVNQAKKLALTSRAFYNSGLGEYEKKITTLFGFDKVLPMNSGAEAVETAVKLARKWSYEVKGIAENAAKIVVCDNNFHGRTTTIVSFSNDPDANKNYGPFTPGFVKIPYNDLTALEEVLKNDAQNIAAFLVEPIQGEAGVYVPDENYLKNASEICKKYNVLFIADEVQTGIARTGKLIACHHEDVQPDILILGKALSGGMYPVSAVLANDEIMNVIKPGQHGSTFGGNPIACAVAIAALDVVAEENLSERAEELGKLFRSEIEKVIEKSDLITKVRGKGLLNAILINDTPESSTAWNLCLKLKENGLLAKPTHGNIIRLAPPLVITEEQLLDCVKIIEKTVSEY